The genomic DNA AGTCTTATAAATATGAAAGCAGAGATAATCACAATCGGAGATGAGATAATCCACGGGGAGATATTAGATTCCAACTCCGCCTATATCGGGGATAAGCTCTCCAGTCTGGGAATTGAGATCGCTTTCAAAACCTCGATAGGAGATGATTTAAAAAGGATTATCGAGGCAATCAAACTGGCCGTGGAAAGGGCGGATCTGGTTATTGCCACTGGCGGGTTAGGTCCTACCAATGATGACCTTACCAAAAAAGGAATAGTCAAAGCTTTCAAGAGGAATCTGGTTTTTCATGAAGATATTTTAAAAAAGGTGGAAGAAGGGTTCAGGAGAAGGGGAATCGAGATGCCCAAGATCAATCAGAACCAGGCCTTACTGCCCCAGGGTGCCAAGGCTTTGCCCAATCAATATGGCTCTGCCCCGGGCATCTTCATCCAGGAAGGCAAGAGGTTTTTCTTCGCCCTTCCAGGTGTTCCCCTGGAGATGAAGACTATTCTGGAAAATGAGATCCTGCCTTTCCTGAAAACCAGGTCCTCCAGAAAGGCTGTCCTGCAAAAGGTCTTGAGAACCACGGGGATAGTTGAGTCAGCCATATACGAGAAGTTGGACCCGGTCCTGAGGGCTAAAAGTCCGGTAAAGATAGGCTTTCTCCCCAGCTTTTCCGGAGTAGACATTAAACTCCGGATCACTTCTGAAAGCGAAGATTTAGCCCGGAAAGAGCTGTCGGAACTTGAACAGAAAACAAGGGAAATCCTGAATGAGAACATATATGGAATGGATAAAGAGAGCCTGGAAGAGGTTGTGGGCAGGTTGCTCTCCGATAAAAAGAAAACCATCTCAGTGGCTGAGTCCTGCAC from Candidatus Zixiibacteriota bacterium includes the following:
- a CDS encoding competence/damage-inducible protein A, translated to MKAEIITIGDEIIHGEILDSNSAYIGDKLSSLGIEIAFKTSIGDDLKRIIEAIKLAVERADLVIATGGLGPTNDDLTKKGIVKAFKRNLVFHEDILKKVEEGFRRRGIEMPKINQNQALLPQGAKALPNQYGSAPGIFIQEGKRFFFALPGVPLEMKTILENEILPFLKTRSSRKAVLQKVLRTTGIVESAIYEKLDPVLRAKSPVKIGFLPSFSGVDIKLRITSESEDLARKELSELEQKTREILNENIYGMDKESLEEVVGRLLSDKKKTISVAESCTGGLIGAKLTNVSGSSNYFMDGVITYSNQSKMEFLKIPREIIEKYGAVSEEVAILMAEGIRKVSNTDYGVSATGIAGPTGGTEEKPVGLVYIGFAHENDSYARKFIFGGDRQAIRERTAQAALNLVRLFMLK